A region of Anolis carolinensis isolate JA03-04 unplaced genomic scaffold, rAnoCar3.1.pri scaffold_7, whole genome shotgun sequence DNA encodes the following proteins:
- the naif1 gene encoding nuclear apoptosis-inducing factor 1 has product MALPCPPPGGAPPPPPAKKRKMNFSEREVEIIVEELERGKHLLVNHFNAGVPLAAKAAAWHHILRRVNAVATCRRELPEVKKKWSDLKTEVRRKVAQVRAAVEGAGAEEGPGTAEEEEEEGGPGGGNAGSATAPVILTSMQQRICNLLGEATIISLPAADCAGPDGTEIPITAAATTVTLTQIPAETTFHSLEEGVVEFCTAEAPATVTVASEAPLEMASPLPVPPGEPCAKPQELKSRIALNSAKLLQEQRVTNLHVREIAQHLEQQNDLLQVIRRSQEVQACAQERQAQAMEGAQAALTALVQLLRPVLRDVRRFLQGHSPAGQGPGPGPAQNGQGAEDGYAAK; this is encoded by the exons ATGGCGCTGCCGTGCCCCCCCCCGGGAGGggctcctcctccgccgccggcCAAGAAGCGGAAGATGAACTTCTCGGAGCGGGAGGTGGAGATCATCGTGGAGGAGCTGGAGCGCGGGAAGCACCTGCTGGTCAACCACTTCAACGCGGGCGTGCCCCTGGCCGCCAAGGCCGCCGCCTGGCACCACATCCTGCGCCGCGTCAACGCCGTGGCCACCTGCCGCCGGGAGCTGCCCGAGGTCAAGAAGAAGTGGTCCGACCTCAAGACCGAGGTGCGCCGCAAGGTGGCCCAGGTGCGCGCGGCCGTGGAGGGGGCCGGGGCCGAGGAGGGGCCCGgcacggcggaggaggaggaggaggagggcggccCCGGAGGCGGCAACGCCGGCAGCGCCACCGCCCCCGTCATCCTCACCTCCATGCAGCAGCGCATCTGCAACCTCCTGGGAGAGGCCACCATCATCAGCCTCCCCGCCGCGGACTGCGCCGGCCCCGACGGGACCGAGATCCCCATCACGGCCGCCGCCACCACCGTCACCCTGACGCAGA TCCCGGCGGAGACCACGTTCCACAGCCTGGAGGAGGGCGTGGTGGAGTTCTGCACGGCGGAGGCCCCGGCCACGGTGACGGTGGCGTCGGAGGCCCCGCTGGAGATGGCGTCCCCGCTGCCGGTGCCGCCGGGGGAGCCGTGCGCGAAGCCGCAGGAGCTGAAGAGCCGCATCGCCCTGAACTCGGCCAAGCTGCTGCAGGAGCAGCGCGTGACCAACCTGCACGTGCGGGAGATCGCGCAGCACCTGGAGCAGCAGAACGACCTGCTGCAGGTGATCCGGCGCTCGCAGGAGGTGCAGGCGTGCGCCCAGGAGCGCCAGGCCCAGGCCATGGAGGGCGCCCAGGCCGCACTGACCGCCCTCGTCCAGCTCCTGCGACCCGTCCTCAGGGACGTCCGGCGCTTCCTCCAGGGCCACTCGCCCGCCGGACAGGGACCCGGACCGGGACCGGCACAGAACGGGCAGGGCGCCGAGGACGGGTACGCCGCGAAATGA